Below is a window of Chloroflexota bacterium DNA.
CTGTAGGGTCGCTCGCCGGAGCGCACCAGCAGCGTCTGTATCTCGTACTCCCGCGCGTGGCCGACACGCGCATCACGCTCCAATTCGCGGAGGCCGTGCGGCGCCAGCGCCGCAATCAAGGGCTCCACAGCGGCGCGCGGCGTGAGCAGATCGAGGTCAACCATCGGTCGCGTCGCAATCTGCGGGTAGAGCGCCGCCGCCACATGCGCGCCTTTGAGCGCGAGAAGCGGCACGCCGATGGCGCGCGCCGACGCCTGCACCAGGGCCAGCTCGCGATAGTAGTGGCCGGCGCGCGCAAGGCTCACATAATAGGCATCCGATGCCGCTTGCGCCCCTTCCGAGGGCATGGACGCGACGCCCTGCCTGGCGCGGTAGTGCCAGAGCGGCAGCAGCCCATGTTCGTCGGCCGCCGTCAACGCATCGGCAGGCGATGCGCGAACCGATTCGGGCGCGCCGTTGCGTTCCGGGAATAGCAGCCAGCGCGCGAGCGCCGCGGCGTCCATGCTACATGCCCGTTCCGCGCAAGACGACGAAGATCGTCTGGACCAGGATCTGCACATCCAGCCATGCCGTGTGATTGCGGATGTATTTCATGCTCAATCGCACGCGCTCGGCATACGGCAGTTCGTTGCGACCCATCACTTGCCACGGGCCGGTGATGCCGGGCTTGACCGTCAGCAGGTTCATCCACCAGTGGCCGTACAACTTGATTTCGTCGGGCGCGATCATGCGCGGGCCGACGAGGCTCATCTGCCCGCGCAGGACATTCGCCAGTTGCGGCAGTTCGTCCAGCGACGTGCGGCGCAGAATACGGCCCAGGCTCGTAATGCGCGGGTCGACCTTCAACTTTCGTTCGCGCTCAAATTCCGCACGCGCGGCCGGATCCGCTGCCAGCAGCGCCGCCAGCCGCTCTTCGGCATCCGTTACCATCGTACGGAACTTGAGGGCATTAAACGCGCGGCCGCCGACGCCCATCACCCGCCGGCGATGGATGATCGGCCCGGGCGAATCCAGCCGCACAAGCAGCGCCAGCAGCGGCAGCACGACCGCCAGCAGCGGGGATGCCAGCATGATCAGGCCGATATCCATGGTGCGCTTGAGCGCCGCATCTACGCCGGTAATGCGCATGCGATTGAGGCTCACCAACGGCATGTAACCCGTTTCGCGGATGCGCGCGCCCGTGGTCAATATTTCGTACAGGCCCGGCGAGACGCGGATTTCGACGTGCGGCGAGAATCCAAACGTGTTGTAGATCTCCAGCAGTTGCTCGCGC
It encodes the following:
- a CDS encoding sugar transferase, which encodes MATDCLALLCAFSASYLLRFENPQLPYFSEYSSYFYSWLAFWSIPIWIGVFALYRLYDLEQLFGGVDEYSRVTHACSIGVIVLIFYSFLDRDSGTGGVSRLWLVFVWLLSIALVGSGRFAARRLVYALRRQGHLRRRALVVGANSEAVAIGEQLLQAESAGIEVVGYVDNAVPDLTSATIPVLGSLSELTEIVARRDVDELIIAATAVTREQLLEIYNTFGFSPHVEIRVSPGLYEILTTGARIRETGYMPLVSLNRMRITGVDAALKRTMDIGLIMLASPLLAVVLPLLALLVRLDSPGPIIHRRRVMGVGGRAFNALKFRTMVTDAEERLAALLAADPAARAEFERERKLKVDPRITSLGRILRRTSLDELPQLANVLRGQMSLVGPRMIAPDEIKLYGHWWMNLLTVKPGITGPWQVMGRNELPYAERVRLSMKYIRNHTAWLDVQILVQTIFVVLRGTGM